In one window of Hevea brasiliensis isolate MT/VB/25A 57/8 chromosome 10, ASM3005281v1, whole genome shotgun sequence DNA:
- the LOC131169644 gene encoding CRIB domain-containing protein RIC4-like, with protein sequence MRDRMEKLVLLPFSIGCVSESSVAIGVHHPRRTKQPPAPHRTNPPLIRKKEDDEESLSSTESMKNELKFLAVSKPNTSDRFHRLVKGFKTFSQLFVDEEELEMEIGVPTDVKHVTHIGWDGSENNNPLQGWDNLISSELALSSTSCFSKAI encoded by the exons ATGCGAGATAGAATGGAAAAGCTTGTTCTCCTTCCTTTCTCCATTGGTTGCGTCTCTGAATCAAGTGTGGCAATTGGTGTGCACCACCCCAGAAGAACCAAGCAGCCACCAGCTCCTCATCGCACTAACCCACCTCTAATaa GAAAAAAAGAAGACGATGAGGAAAGCTTATCAAGCACTGAGAGTATGAAGAATGAACTGAAATTTCTTGCTGTTTCAAAGCCTAATACATCAGATCGGTTTCATAGGCTTGTCAAGGGTTTCAAGACCTTCTCTCAATTATTTG TGGATGAAGAAGAACTGGAAATGGAAATAGGGGTCCCAACAGATGTGAAGCACGTGACACATATAGGGTGGGATGGCTCAGAAAATAATAACCCACTTCAGGGGTGGGACAATCTCATTTCTTCAGAGTTAGCTCTCTCTTCAACCTCCTGCTTCTCTAAGGCAATTTGA